A region of Prochlorococcus marinus subsp. pastoris str. CCMP1986 DNA encodes the following proteins:
- the ftsH gene encoding ATP-dependent zinc metalloprotease FtsH codes for MFFKSNFSYSDSNKSYSDLLLELDSGNIQSIYFYPRKREIDVLYKNGNKEKIPILYNDQLILEKASENNVDLTINNSRKESSAANSFASVGLFLIFIIAIVLILKSTSKLASKALGFGKNKSKFVTIDDVETRFDDVAGVPEAAEELKEVIKFLNEPKKFTDLGAKVPKGVLLIGPPGTGKTLLAKAIAGESGVPFLSIAASEFVELFVGVGASRVRDLFEKAKEKSPCIIFIDEIDSIGRQRGSGIGGGNDEREQTLNQLLTELDGFADNSGIIVIAATNRPDILDSALLRPGRFDRKIEVMLPDLDGRKKILSVHSLSKPLAKDVDLSYWATRTVGFSGADLANLMNESAIHCAREDSKLITYSHIENALDKVTLGLRTSIISSQNMKKIIAYNEVGRAIVSAVKNGVDSVDKITILPRSGYLGGYTKINPDEDIVSSGLISKKLLLSKIEIALAGRAAEIIVYGKNEITQCSFNDISYATSIIREMVTKYGFSIIGPLSLEDGGEMSIGDGFVRNKSTIADNTYSRIDNEIINISKISLNNAIKIISNNRILLEKLVELLLIKETVENNTFKKITFDLLKV; via the coding sequence GTGTTCTTTAAATCAAATTTCTCATATTCAGATTCTAATAAGAGTTATTCTGATCTCTTATTAGAATTAGATTCGGGGAATATACAATCTATATATTTCTATCCTAGAAAAAGGGAAATAGATGTTTTGTATAAGAATGGGAACAAAGAAAAAATACCTATACTTTATAACGACCAACTTATTCTTGAAAAAGCATCAGAAAATAATGTTGACCTAACCATTAATAACAGTCGTAAAGAATCTTCAGCGGCCAATTCGTTTGCATCAGTGGGCCTTTTTTTGATTTTTATAATAGCCATTGTTTTAATATTGAAAAGTACTTCAAAACTAGCCTCAAAAGCTTTAGGTTTTGGTAAAAATAAATCAAAATTTGTCACCATTGATGATGTAGAAACACGATTTGATGATGTTGCTGGTGTTCCTGAAGCCGCGGAAGAATTAAAAGAGGTTATTAAATTTCTTAATGAACCAAAAAAATTTACTGATCTTGGAGCAAAAGTTCCTAAGGGTGTTCTTTTAATTGGTCCTCCTGGAACTGGTAAAACATTATTAGCTAAAGCTATTGCAGGTGAGTCCGGTGTTCCTTTTCTCTCTATTGCCGCATCAGAATTTGTTGAACTATTTGTTGGTGTTGGTGCAAGTAGAGTTAGAGACTTATTTGAAAAAGCAAAAGAAAAGTCTCCTTGCATAATATTTATAGATGAAATTGATTCTATTGGTAGACAAAGAGGTTCGGGGATCGGAGGAGGTAATGATGAAAGAGAACAAACCCTTAATCAGCTTTTAACAGAATTAGATGGATTTGCAGATAATTCTGGAATAATTGTTATTGCCGCCACAAATAGACCAGATATCTTAGATTCAGCTCTTTTAAGACCGGGACGATTCGACAGAAAAATTGAAGTCATGTTGCCTGATCTAGATGGCAGAAAAAAAATACTCTCAGTTCATTCTTTATCTAAACCTCTTGCAAAAGATGTGGATTTGTCATATTGGGCTACAAGAACAGTAGGTTTTTCTGGCGCTGACTTAGCAAATTTAATGAATGAAAGTGCTATACATTGTGCTAGAGAAGATTCTAAATTAATTACTTATTCTCATATAGAAAATGCTTTAGATAAAGTTACTCTTGGTCTTCGTACTTCTATTATTTCTTCTCAAAATATGAAAAAGATTATTGCATATAACGAAGTTGGACGTGCCATTGTTTCCGCGGTTAAAAATGGTGTTGATTCAGTAGATAAAATAACAATTCTTCCGAGATCTGGATATTTAGGAGGATATACAAAAATTAATCCAGACGAAGATATCGTATCAAGTGGATTAATTTCAAAGAAACTATTGTTATCTAAAATTGAAATAGCATTGGCAGGAAGAGCTGCTGAAATAATTGTATACGGTAAAAATGAAATTACTCAATGTTCATTTAATGATATATCTTATGCAACAAGCATTATTAGAGAGATGGTAACTAAATATGGATTTTCTATAATAGGACCTCTATCTCTTGAAGATGGAGGAGAAATGTCAATTGGAGATGGTTTTGTTAGGAATAAATCTACAATAGCTGATAACACTTACTCCAGAATTGATAATGAAATTATAAATATTTCTAAAATTTCTTTAAATAATGCCATAAAAATTATCAGTAATAATCGCATTTTATTAGAAAAACTAGTTGAACTTTTATTGATCAAAGAAACTGTTGAGAATAATACTTTTAAAAAAATAACTTTTGATTTATTAAAAGTGTGA
- a CDS encoding peroxiredoxin yields the protein MSLRVGQEAPDFTATAVYDQEFKDITLSSYKGKWVVLFFYPLDFTFVCPTEITAFSDEFNKFSDLNTEVLGVSVDSKHCHLAWIQTPRNEGGIGDINYPLVSDLKREICQAYNVLNDDGEADRGLFLINPEGIVMHTTVNKAPVGRNVDETLRILQGYQYVAANPDEVCPANWTPGEKTMLEDPKGSKEYFSAL from the coding sequence ATGAGTTTAAGAGTTGGTCAAGAAGCCCCAGATTTCACTGCAACGGCAGTTTATGATCAAGAATTTAAAGACATTACGCTTTCAAGTTATAAAGGTAAATGGGTTGTCTTGTTTTTCTATCCATTAGACTTTACTTTTGTTTGTCCAACAGAAATTACCGCATTCAGTGATGAATTTAATAAATTCTCTGACTTAAACACTGAAGTTCTTGGAGTATCTGTTGATAGCAAACATTGCCATTTAGCTTGGATACAAACACCAAGAAATGAAGGAGGTATTGGTGATATTAACTATCCTTTGGTATCAGATTTGAAAAGAGAAATTTGCCAAGCTTACAACGTACTTAATGATGATGGTGAAGCTGATAGAGGTTTATTTCTTATTAATCCAGAAGGAATTGTAATGCACACGACAGTGAATAAAGCTCCTGTAGGGAGAAATGTTGATGAAACACTGAGAATACTTCAGGGTTATCAATATGTAGCAGCCAATCCTGATGAGGTCTGTCCTGCAAATTGGACTCCAGGGGAGAAAACAATGCTAGAAGATCCAAAAGGAAGTAAAGAATATTTCTCTGCCCTTTAA
- a CDS encoding DUF1651 domain-containing protein, with amino-acid sequence MEHWLINSSRSEVKRFIKNDKSIDKVFEYMFIDSGKIVGVLGKEPPVITTTVSVDIDLAREIYERLLSQGWRKTKVVW; translated from the coding sequence ATGGAACATTGGCTGATAAATTCAAGTAGATCAGAAGTTAAGAGATTTATAAAGAACGATAAGAGTATTGATAAAGTATTCGAGTATATGTTCATTGATTCTGGAAAAATAGTTGGAGTATTAGGGAAAGAACCTCCAGTTATTACTACAACAGTTTCTGTAGATATAGATTTAGCTAGAGAAATTTATGAAAGATTACTTTCTCAAGGTTGGCGTAAAACAAAAGTAGTTTGGTAA
- a CDS encoding DUF1651 domain-containing protein — translation MEEFTLINKKRDRIKIFKPFEDVSKPSPTINAMEIKYACVYKRSSKPVIKGSRVESIEDARKEYKQLLEDGWRKTSIFKSYF, via the coding sequence ATGGAGGAATTTACTTTAATAAATAAGAAGAGAGATCGAATAAAAATATTTAAGCCATTCGAGGATGTTAGTAAACCTTCTCCCACTATTAATGCAATGGAAATTAAATATGCTTGTGTATATAAAAGATCAAGTAAACCAGTTATCAAAGGTTCAAGAGTAGAATCCATTGAAGATGCAAGAAAGGAATATAAGCAGTTATTGGAGGACGGATGGAGGAAGACCAGTATATTTAAGAGCTATTTTTAA
- a CDS encoding tRNA (cytidine(34)-2'-O)-methyltransferase, giving the protein MEISLFEPRIPQNTGSIARTCAAFDITLNLIEPLGFKLEDKYLKRAGLDYWPLVKLKNYSNFNNFKDSKKNKRIIAFSKKNGVYLKDFRFHEDDILLFGREDTGLPNNIINASNSLISIFMPKVALSNNDPKGVRSLNLSVACGIAIYEAYKQINSKNAN; this is encoded by the coding sequence TTGGAAATTTCACTTTTTGAACCAAGGATTCCTCAAAATACAGGGAGTATAGCCAGAACTTGTGCTGCTTTTGATATCACATTAAATTTAATCGAGCCTTTAGGTTTTAAATTAGAAGATAAATATTTAAAAAGAGCTGGTCTAGATTATTGGCCGTTAGTAAAATTAAAAAATTATTCTAACTTTAATAACTTTAAAGATTCAAAAAAAAATAAAAGAATTATTGCCTTTAGCAAAAAAAATGGGGTTTACTTGAAAGACTTTAGATTTCACGAAGACGATATATTATTATTTGGTAGGGAAGACACTGGATTACCTAATAATATTATTAACGCTAGTAATTCATTAATATCAATATTTATGCCCAAAGTGGCGTTATCGAATAATGATCCCAAAGGTGTAAGGAGTCTAAATTTATCCGTAGCGTGTGGAATAGCTATATATGAAGCTTATAAACAGATAAATTCTAAAAATGCTAACTAA
- a CDS encoding bifunctional adenosylcobinamide kinase/adenosylcobinamide-phosphate guanylyltransferase: MEVKDNISSNIIFITGGTKSGKSQFAEYLGKKISKITYIALSESRPEDINWQKKINNHRKRRPKEWGLVETNNLINTLKNENGPILIDSIGGFIMESINKNDEEWEKMINSLLDLLVMRVKTTLIVGEQVGWSLVSEYEIGNKYIERLGDLQKRITKISLENWLTLNGRAIKLDNISIEIPT, from the coding sequence ATGGAAGTCAAGGATAATATTTCGTCTAATATCATATTTATAACCGGTGGTACAAAGAGTGGGAAGAGCCAATTTGCTGAATATTTGGGTAAAAAAATTAGTAAAATAACATACATAGCATTATCTGAATCAAGACCCGAAGATATTAATTGGCAAAAAAAGATCAATAATCATCGTAAACGAAGGCCAAAGGAGTGGGGATTAGTTGAGACAAATAACCTAATTAATACATTAAAAAATGAAAACGGTCCAATTCTGATTGATTCTATTGGCGGTTTTATAATGGAGAGCATCAATAAAAATGATGAGGAATGGGAAAAAATGATTAATTCACTTTTAGATCTTTTAGTAATGAGGGTTAAAACAACATTAATTGTTGGAGAGCAAGTAGGCTGGAGTCTGGTTTCAGAATATGAAATTGGTAATAAATATATAGAGAGGCTTGGAGATCTTCAAAAAAGAATTACTAAGATTTCTCTAGAGAATTGGCTTACTTTGAATGGTAGAGCTATAAAACTAGATAACATAAGTATTGAAATACCTACTTAG
- a CDS encoding cofactor assembly of complex C subunit B: MNFNGKTLIIIGSILFFFQLGNFFSIDSISPALERAQVLSAISSVIIVLIGFLFKQFNPNLGDKVKLKGENKFIFEPDIPRDILDELAWGTEAILTSTAAATVLIHNDGKNILKRGITTNNVFKPGETCNRSLKDMKLISLANTKFYPGRDEFFSFCPNVPSILIIPINSKSFILIGGWSYRCFTKSDEKWINNWSKKVNNIFIKNSF, from the coding sequence ATGAATTTTAATGGTAAAACGTTAATCATTATTGGTTCTATTCTCTTTTTCTTTCAATTAGGGAATTTTTTTTCAATAGATTCAATTTCCCCAGCATTAGAAAGAGCACAAGTATTATCCGCTATATCATCTGTAATTATTGTATTAATAGGTTTTTTATTTAAGCAATTTAATCCAAATTTAGGAGATAAAGTTAAATTAAAAGGTGAAAATAAATTTATATTCGAGCCTGATATACCTCGGGATATTTTAGATGAATTGGCATGGGGCACAGAAGCAATATTAACTTCAACAGCCGCGGCTACGGTATTAATTCATAATGATGGTAAAAACATCTTAAAAAGAGGTATCACAACGAATAATGTTTTTAAACCTGGTGAAACTTGTAATAGATCTTTAAAAGATATGAAATTAATTTCATTAGCAAATACAAAATTTTATCCAGGAAGAGATGAATTTTTCAGTTTCTGCCCAAACGTACCTTCCATCTTAATAATTCCAATAAATAGTAAATCTTTCATTTTAATAGGAGGATGGAGTTATAGATGTTTTACTAAGTCAGATGAAAAATGGATTAATAATTGGTCTAAAAAAGTAAATAATATATTTATAAAAAATAGTTTTTAA
- the lptC gene encoding LPS export ABC transporter periplasmic protein LptC, whose amino-acid sequence MNKWYKLFLILPIIIIGCKNKEIDEKYLSQSINTLNMNIFSKEGEKLISIKSPHSNYDKERNSFDLKETTINLFKDNNLEYIINSDNSKLSNNNKILELDGNVLVKTIIQEGDKLTANSFTWNIQSSEYLLIGNVKFENSLVTLSSNKAILKKNTNIIEFFNPVKYKFKDNIKDSGYEINSENAYYNIDNKSVNFKSKEARVRSKIYY is encoded by the coding sequence ATGAATAAATGGTATAAACTTTTTCTGATATTACCAATAATAATTATTGGATGTAAGAATAAGGAAATAGACGAGAAATATTTAAGTCAAAGTATTAATACTTTGAATATGAATATATTCTCTAAAGAGGGAGAAAAATTGATTTCAATTAAAAGTCCACATTCTAACTACGATAAAGAGAGAAATTCATTTGATCTTAAAGAAACAACAATAAATTTATTCAAAGATAATAATCTTGAATATATAATAAATTCAGATAATTCAAAATTATCTAATAATAATAAAATATTAGAATTAGATGGTAATGTATTAGTCAAAACTATTATTCAAGAAGGGGATAAATTAACAGCTAATAGTTTTACCTGGAATATTCAAAGTTCTGAGTATTTATTAATAGGAAATGTTAAATTTGAAAATAGTCTAGTAACATTAAGCTCGAATAAAGCAATTTTAAAAAAAAATACCAATATTATTGAATTTTTTAATCCTGTAAAATATAAATTTAAAGACAATATCAAAGATAGTGGATATGAAATCAACTCTGAGAATGCTTACTATAATATTGATAATAAATCTGTAAATTTCAAATCAAAAGAAGCAAGAGTTCGTTCTAAAATATATTATTAA
- the metG gene encoding methionine--tRNA ligase produces the protein MSFVITTPLYYVNDKPHLGSIYTTLICDSIARYKRLTGADVIFITGVDEHGLKIQRTAKNKGVEPQFHCDEISDIFKQNWKNWDITHNKFVRTSSQKHEYIVKEFYNRVKKSDDIYMGVQKGWYCVGCEEFKDNPDNSPTHKCPIHQKTLEWKNEENLFFKLSKYQSQIEELIKEPAFIQPKERRNEIINFVSKGLKDFSISRTNVSWGISVPDIDNHTFYVWFDALLGYVSAISLDMKEPSLDESIDNGWPADIHLIGKDILRFHAVYWPAMLISAGMKVPKKVYGHGFLTREGQKMGKSLGNVLDPDILLSKYGKEAVRWYLLKDITLGQDGDFQNKRFVDIINNDLANTIGNLLNRTSSMSRKWFDNRVPSNEMLSKDNSLELYAKKTVENYFRHFNSYELDLAANVILSLAINTNLYLNEKQPWTLIKDEKNIPLVSNIIYNVLESTRIVGLLLLPILPNLSSKIDQQLGLLYNEKGSWKKQLDWGKLIHESILPAPNPVIEKLEYE, from the coding sequence ATGAGTTTTGTAATTACTACACCGTTATATTATGTAAACGATAAACCTCATTTGGGTAGTATATATACTACTTTGATTTGTGATTCAATAGCAAGGTATAAGAGGCTTACAGGAGCAGATGTGATATTTATTACCGGAGTAGATGAACATGGTCTAAAGATTCAAAGAACAGCAAAAAATAAAGGAGTTGAACCTCAATTTCATTGTGATGAAATTTCAGATATATTTAAGCAAAACTGGAAGAATTGGGACATAACACACAATAAATTCGTAAGAACAAGTTCCCAAAAACATGAATATATAGTTAAAGAATTTTACAACAGAGTAAAAAAATCAGACGATATTTACATGGGAGTCCAAAAAGGTTGGTATTGCGTTGGTTGTGAAGAATTTAAAGATAATCCAGATAATTCACCAACCCATAAATGTCCTATTCATCAAAAAACTTTGGAATGGAAAAATGAGGAAAATCTTTTTTTTAAGTTGTCAAAATATCAATCACAAATAGAGGAACTTATTAAAGAGCCTGCATTTATCCAGCCAAAAGAAAGAAGAAATGAAATTATCAATTTCGTATCTAAAGGTTTAAAAGATTTTTCAATATCAAGAACAAATGTATCTTGGGGTATATCAGTCCCAGATATTGATAACCATACTTTTTATGTTTGGTTTGATGCTTTGCTGGGTTATGTCAGTGCGATAAGCCTTGATATGAAAGAACCGTCATTAGATGAATCAATTGATAATGGTTGGCCTGCTGATATTCATTTAATAGGTAAAGATATTCTCAGGTTTCATGCAGTCTATTGGCCTGCAATGCTAATTTCCGCCGGTATGAAAGTGCCTAAAAAGGTTTATGGTCATGGTTTTCTTACTAGAGAAGGACAAAAAATGGGTAAAAGCTTAGGAAATGTATTAGATCCAGATATTTTATTATCAAAATACGGTAAAGAAGCTGTTAGATGGTATCTACTAAAAGATATTACATTGGGGCAAGATGGTGATTTTCAAAATAAAAGATTCGTGGATATCATCAATAACGATTTGGCAAATACAATTGGAAATTTATTAAATAGAACCTCTTCGATGTCTAGAAAATGGTTTGATAATAGAGTTCCAAGTAATGAGATGTTAAGTAAAGATAATTCTCTGGAATTATATGCAAAAAAGACAGTTGAGAATTATTTTAGACATTTTAATTCTTATGAATTAGATTTAGCAGCTAATGTAATCCTTAGTCTTGCAATTAATACAAATTTGTATCTTAATGAAAAACAACCTTGGACATTAATTAAAGATGAAAAAAATATACCTCTTGTAAGCAATATTATTTATAATGTTTTAGAAAGTACTAGAATAGTTGGCTTATTATTATTACCTATATTACCTAATTTATCTTCAAAAATTGATCAGCAACTCGGTTTATTATATAACGAAAAAGGATCTTGGAAAAAGCAATTAGATTGGGGTAAATTAATACATGAATCAATTTTACCAGCACCAAATCCAGTAATAGAAAAGCTCGAATATGAATAA
- a CDS encoding ribonuclease catalytic domain-containing protein, whose translation MRDLTNLKTFIIDSKDPKEVDDAFSLELFEGNKKKLWIHISNPCKLFLTDSKIDIDARSKSSSLYLINQYIPMLPTEIIEKANLNQNKISDTISASIIFNDDGSINKYEIVEAKIKPKYQLLYEDAEEIIELEPKEEFEIVEIKNLLLNSINYRKKQGAIIFDTPGYKINIKNGNVEIINIQKSISHSIVSESMILMGYVTSLYLFENNIATPYRTHKINCDAEEILERYKDSDIKYSILKQYMGKSYITTKANKHESLGLLKYTQCTSPLRRYLDLIVQRQVFNNINNIERLSHNKINELIDITKIKQLENNNIYKNDKLKYLNIFFKNEIKTSHKIIFIKWINNKKGIALVYFPEYSLELLIVLFISVETYTNKIYKVKYNISNNNLLEFIH comes from the coding sequence TTGAGAGATTTAACTAATTTAAAAACTTTTATAATTGATTCCAAGGATCCAAAAGAAGTTGATGATGCTTTTTCCCTGGAATTATTTGAAGGAAACAAAAAAAAATTATGGATACATATTAGCAATCCATGCAAATTATTTTTAACAGATTCAAAAATTGATATTGATGCAAGAAGTAAAAGTAGCAGCCTCTACTTAATTAATCAATATATTCCTATGCTGCCAACTGAAATTATAGAAAAAGCAAATTTAAATCAAAATAAAATTTCAGATACAATAAGTGCCTCAATTATCTTTAATGATGATGGTTCAATTAATAAATATGAAATAGTAGAGGCAAAAATAAAACCAAAATATCAATTATTATATGAAGATGCAGAAGAAATTATTGAATTAGAACCTAAAGAAGAATTTGAGATAGTTGAAATTAAGAATTTACTACTTAATAGTATTAATTATCGAAAGAAACAAGGAGCAATTATTTTTGATACTCCAGGTTATAAAATTAATATTAAAAATGGTAATGTAGAAATTATTAATATACAAAAAAGTATTTCTCATTCCATTGTATCTGAATCCATGATACTAATGGGTTATGTCACTAGTTTATATTTATTTGAAAATAATATAGCTACTCCCTACAGAACTCATAAAATCAATTGTGATGCAGAAGAGATATTAGAAAGATACAAAGATAGTGATATAAAATATTCAATATTAAAGCAATATATGGGTAAAAGTTATATAACTACTAAGGCTAATAAACATGAATCGTTAGGTCTACTTAAGTATACTCAATGTACGTCTCCACTAAGAAGATATTTAGATTTAATTGTTCAAAGACAAGTTTTTAATAATATAAATAATATTGAGAGATTAAGTCATAATAAGATTAATGAATTAATAGATATCACAAAAATTAAACAATTAGAAAATAATAATATTTACAAAAATGATAAATTAAAATATTTAAATATATTCTTTAAGAATGAAATAAAAACATCCCATAAAATAATCTTTATAAAATGGATAAATAATAAAAAAGGTATTGCTTTAGTATACTTTCCAGAATATTCATTGGAACTATTGATTGTACTCTTTATTTCTGTAGAAACTTATACTAATAAAATATATAAAGTTAAATATAATATAAGTAATAATAATTTATTAGAGTTTATTCACTAG
- the rpsR gene encoding 30S ribosomal protein S18 has protein sequence MPNSIFKKQLSPIKPGDPIDYKDVELLKKFITERGKILPRRMTGLTSKQQRDLTLAVKRARIVALLPFVNPEG, from the coding sequence ATGCCAAATTCCATTTTTAAAAAACAATTATCCCCAATTAAACCTGGTGACCCAATCGATTATAAAGACGTTGAGCTTCTTAAAAAATTCATAACTGAAAGAGGAAAGATATTACCAAGAAGAATGACTGGATTGACCTCCAAACAACAAAGAGATTTAACATTGGCAGTAAAAAGAGCAAGAATTGTTGCTTTATTGCCATTTGTGAATCCTGAAGGATAA
- the rpmG gene encoding 50S ribosomal protein L33, producing MAKKGTRVVVTLECTEARTSSEPRRSNGVSRYTTEKNKRNTTERLELKKFNPHLNKMTIHKEIK from the coding sequence ATGGCGAAAAAAGGTACAAGAGTTGTCGTAACCTTAGAATGTACTGAAGCTAGAACAAGTTCAGAACCAAGGAGATCTAATGGTGTTTCCAGATATACAACTGAAAAAAACAAAAGGAATACTACTGAAAGATTAGAACTTAAAAAATTCAATCCACATCTAAACAAAATGACAATTCACAAAGAAATTAAATAA